The Falco cherrug isolate bFalChe1 chromosome 15, bFalChe1.pri, whole genome shotgun sequence genome includes a region encoding these proteins:
- the LOC102059042 gene encoding cullin-4B produces MPEPGRQAEACGRTVGREQGPPVPLPARPRPVPQVPRRRPRAKRQARPGRSPSPGGASPAHRPGPARPGPAAGRRQQREQTGSEEAEPPPRYGARQGTSPAPARGAPPPSRSRHAESGGHAPSPHDVPCAGARREKKRARYERPATMITSGFSSPNPPAAAQEVRPATDGNTSSSSSCKKRKLNNSSNSNSEREEFDSISSCASSPSKNTSSSSSSVITTSSCSSSAIASSNHHLQKKLRFEDSVDFIGLDVKMAEESSSSSSPAASSQQQHQQQLKNKSLLISSVAVGHHANGLTKAASSTVSSFANSKPGSAKKLVIKNFKDKPKLPENYTDETWQKLKEAVEAIQNSTSIKYNLEELYQAVENLCSYKISANLYKQLRQICEDHIKAQIHQFREDSLDSVLFLKKIDKCWQDHCRQMIMIRSIFLFLDRTYVLQNSMLPSIWDMGLELFRTHIISDQKVQNKTIDGILLLIERERNGEAIDRSLLRSLLSMLSDLQIYQDSFEHRFLEETNRLYAAEGQRLMQEREVPEYLHHVNKRLEEEADRIITYLDQSTQKPLIATVEKQLLGEHLTAILQKGLNHLLDENRIQDLSLLYQLFSRVRGGVQVLLQHWIEYIKAFGSTIVINPEKDKTMVQELLDFKDKVDHIIDVCFLKNEKFVNAMKEAFETFINKRPNKPAELIAKYVDSKLRAGNKEATDEELEKMLDKIMIIFRFIYGKDVFEAFYKKDLAKRLLVGKSASVDAEKSMLSKLKHECGAAFTSKLEGMFKDMELSKDIMIQFKQYMQNQNVPGNIELTVNILTMGYWPTYVPMEVHLPPEMVKLQEIFKTFYLGKHSGRKLQWQSTLGHCVLKAEFKEGKKELQVSLFQTLVLLMFNEGEEFSLEEIKQATGIEDGELRRTLQSLACGKARVLTKSPKGKDVEDGDKFTCNDDFRHKLFRIKINQIQMKETVEEQASTTERVFQDRQYQIDAAIVRIMKMRKTLSHNLLVSEVYNQLKFPVKPADLKKRIESLIDRDYMERDKENPNQYNYIA; encoded by the exons atgcCCGAACCAGGCCGACAGGCCGAGGCCTGCGGCCGGACCGTGGGCCGAGAGCAGGGCCCCCCCGTCCCGCTGCCAGCGCGGCCCCGCCCTGTGCCGCAGGTACCTCGGCGGCGGCCGCGCGCGAAGCGACAAGCACGACCCGGGCGGTCCCCGAGCCCCGGTGGGGCCTCCCCGGCGcaccggcccggcccggcccggcccggcccggcggcagGCCGCAGGCAGCAGCGCGAGCAGACCGGCTCAGAGGAAGCGGAGCCTCCCCCCCGGTACGGGGCTCGCCAAGGGACaagccccgcgcccgcccgcggGGCCCCGCCCCCTTCGCGCTCCCGCCACGCGGAGAGCGGCGGCCACGCCCCCTCCCCGCACGACGTGCCCTGCGCCGGCGCGCGAAGAGAGAAGAAGCGCGCCCGTTACGAGCGACCGGCAACCATGATCACTTCCG GTTTCtcttcccccaaccccccagctgcagcccaggaggtcAGACCTGCCACTGATGgtaacaccagcagcagctcctcctgcaagaagagaaagttaaataacagcagcaacagtaaTTCTGAAAGAGAAGAATTTGATTCCATATCTTCCTGCGCCTCTTCTCCTTCCAAAAACACCTCCTCATCATCCTCCTCCGTCATCACCACCTCCTCGTGCTCCTCCTCAGCGATTGCCTCCTCAAACCATCATCTCCAGAAGAAGCTGCGCTTCGAGGATTCCGTGGATTTTATTGGACTCGATGTGAAGATGGCTGAAGAgtcgtcctcctcctcctctcctgctgcctcttctCAACAGCAGCACCAACAACAgctcaaaaataaaagccttttaatTTCGTCAGTGGCTGTGGGGCACCATGCAAATGGCCTGACCAAAGCTGCCTCCTCTACTGTTTCCAGTTTTGCCAACAGTAAACCTGGCTCCGCTAAGAAATTAGTGATCAAGAACTTTAAAG ataAACCTAAATTGCCTGAAAACTACACAGACGAAACCTGGCAAAAACTGAAAGAAGCTGTAGAAGCTATCCAGAACAGTACTTCAATTAAGTACAATTTAGAGGAGCTCTATCAG GCTGTTGAGAATCTCTGCTCCTACAAGATTTCTGCAAACTTGTACAAACAGTTGAGACAGATCTGTGAAGACCACATTAAAGCACAAATTCACCAGTTCAGAGA GGATTCATTGGATAGTGtcctttttctaaagaaaatagaCAAATGTTGGCAAGATCACTGCAGACAAATG ATTATGATTAGAagtatctttttgtttttggATCGGACTTACGTACTTCAGAATTCAATGCTGCCATCTATTTG ggatATGGGGCTAGAATTGTTCAGAACTCATATAATCAGTGATCAGAAGGTTCAGAACAAAACTATTGATGGCATTCTTCTGCTGATTGAGCGGGAAAGAAATGGTGAGGCTATCGATAGGAGTTTACTGCGAAGCCTTTTAAGCATGCTTTCTGACTTGCAG ATTTATCAAGACTCTTTTGAACATCGATTCTTGGAAGAGACTAACCGCCTGTATGCAGCAGAGGGACAGAGGCTTATGCAGGAGCGAGAG GTTCCAGAATATCTTCACCATGTGAACAAGCGCTTGGAAGAAGAAGCAGACAGGATAATCACTTATTTAGATCAGAGCACACA GAAGCCACTAATTGCTACTGTAGAAAAGCAACTTCTAGGTGAACATTTAACAGCCATTCTTCAGAAAG GTTTAAATCACCTTCTTGATGAAAATCGTATTCAAGACCTGTCCCTTCTGTATCAGCTGTTCAGTCGTGTGAGAGGCGGAGTACAGGTTCTCTTGCAACACTGGATTGAGTACATAAAG gcGTTTGGCAGCACCATAGTAATTAAtccagaaaaagacaaaaccatgGTCCAAGAGCTACTTGACTTTAAGGACAAAGTTGACCATATTATTgatgtttgctttctgaagaatGAAAAGTTTGTAAATGCCATGAAAGAAGCCTTTGAAACATTCATTAACAAAAGACCAAATAAGCCAGCTGAACTTAtag CTAAATATGTAGATTCAAAGCTTCGTGCAGGCAACAAAGAAGCTACTGACGAAGAGCTTGAAAAAATGCTGGATAAAATTATGATCATATTTAGATTCATATATG GAAAAGATGTCTTTGAGGCCTTTTATAAAAAAGATCTAGCAAAGAGACTACTAGTTGGAAAGAGTGCATCAGTAGATGCTGAAAAATCTATGCTTTCCAAACTCAAACATG aATGTGGAGCTGCTTTCACCAGCAAACTTGAAGGAATGTTTAAAGATATGGAGCTTTCAAAAGACATAATGATACAATTTAAACAG tatATGCAAAATCAGAATGTCCCTGGCAACATTGAACTAACAGTGAATATTCTGACTATGGGTTATTGGCCAACCTACGTGCCTATGGAGGTCCATTTGCCCCCAGAG atgGTAAAACTGCAGGAGATTTTCAAGacattttatttaggaaaacacAGTGGTAGGAAGCTTCAGTGGCAGTCAACACTAGGACACTGTGTgctaaaagcagaatttaaagaG GGCAAAAAAGAGCTTCAGGTCTCCTTGTTCCAGACACTGGTGCTGCTCATGTTTAATGAAGGAGAAGAGTTCAGTTTAGAGGAGATAAAACAAGCCACTGGGATAG AGGATGGAGAGCTGAGAAGGACACTCCAATCCCTGGCTTGTGGTAAAGCCCGAGTACTGACTAAAAGTCCCAAAGGCAAAGACGTGGAAGACGGTGATAAATTCACATGTAATGATGATTTCAGACATAAGCTCTTCAGGATAAAGATCAACCAAATTCAGATGAAAGAAACG GTAGAGGAACAGGCAAGCACTACAGAGAGAGTATTCCAGGACCGGCAATACCAGATTGACGCTGCAATTGTACGAATCATGAAGATGCGCAAGACACTGAGTCATAACCTGCTTGTGTCAGAGGTCTACAACCAGCTTAAATTCCCAGTAAAG CCTGCTGACCTTAAGAAGAGAATAGAATCCTTAATTGACAGGGACTACATGGAAAGAGATAAAGAAAACCCGAATCAGTACAACTATATTGCATAA